Proteins encoded by one window of Dryocola sp. LX212:
- a CDS encoding DnaA inactivator Hda, with protein MNTPAQLSLPLYLPDDETFASFWPGDNPSLLAALQSVLRQDHSGYIYFWSREGGGRSHLLHAACAELSQRGEAVGYVPLDKRTWFVPEVLDGMEQLSLVCIDNIECVAGDELWEMAIFNLYNRILESGKTRLLITGDRPPRQLNLQLPDLASRLDWGQIYKLQPLSDDDKLLALQLRAKQRGFELPEDVGRFLLKRLDREMRTLFMTLDQLDRASITAQRKLTIPFVKEILSL; from the coding sequence CTGAATACGCCGGCACAGCTTTCGCTGCCACTCTATTTACCTGACGATGAAACCTTTGCCAGCTTCTGGCCGGGTGACAATCCTTCTTTGCTCGCAGCCCTGCAGTCCGTGCTTCGCCAGGACCACAGCGGCTATATTTATTTCTGGTCGCGGGAAGGGGGCGGGCGCAGTCATCTGCTGCATGCCGCCTGTGCTGAACTGTCACAGCGCGGCGAAGCGGTCGGCTATGTGCCGCTCGACAAGCGCACCTGGTTTGTGCCTGAAGTGTTAGACGGCATGGAGCAGCTTTCTCTGGTGTGCATCGATAATATCGAATGCGTGGCAGGGGACGAGCTGTGGGAAATGGCGATCTTTAATCTCTACAACCGTATTCTGGAATCGGGGAAAACCCGCCTGCTGATCACCGGCGATCGCCCGCCGCGTCAGCTCAATCTGCAGCTACCCGATCTGGCTTCTCGCCTTGACTGGGGGCAGATCTACAAGCTCCAGCCGCTGTCCGATGACGATAAGCTGCTGGCGCTTCAGCTGCGTGCAAAACAGCGTGGATTTGAACTGCCGGAAGATGTGGGTCGGTTCCTGCTTAAACGACTGGATCGGGAAATGCGCACGCTGTTTATGACGCTTGACCAGCTCGACCGGGCGTCGATTACCGCCCAGCGCAAGCTGACCATACCGTTTGTGAAAGAGATACTCAGTCTGTGA
- the bcp gene encoding thioredoxin-dependent thiol peroxidase, producing MSPLKAGDSAPKFSLPDQDGEQVNLTDFQGQRVLVYFYPKAMTPGCTVQACGLRDNMDELKKANVEVLGISTDKAEKLSRFAEKELLNFTLLSDEDHKVCEQFGVWGEKTFMGKTYDGIHRISFLLDGEGKVEKVFDDFKTSNHHDIVVNWLKENA from the coding sequence ATGAGCCCACTGAAAGCCGGTGACAGTGCACCGAAATTTAGCCTGCCCGATCAAGACGGCGAGCAAGTAAATTTGACCGACTTCCAGGGACAGCGCGTTCTGGTTTATTTCTATCCCAAAGCGATGACGCCAGGCTGCACCGTTCAGGCATGCGGTCTGCGCGACAACATGGATGAGTTGAAAAAAGCGAACGTTGAAGTGCTGGGTATCAGCACCGACAAAGCTGAGAAGCTCTCGCGTTTTGCCGAAAAAGAGTTGCTGAACTTCACCCTGCTTTCTGACGAAGACCATAAGGTCTGCGAGCAGTTTGGCGTGTGGGGCGAGAAAACCTTTATGGGCAAAACCTACGACGGCATTCACCGCATCAGCTTCCTGCTGGACGGTGAAGGGAAAGTTGAAAAAGTGTTTGATGATTTCAAAACCAGCAATCATCACGATATCGTGGTGAACTGGCTGAAAGAGAACGCTTAG
- the purN gene encoding phosphoribosylglycinamide formyltransferase has product MKNIVVLISGNGSNLQAIIDACKQKKIRGTLAAVFSNKADAYGLERAGEAGIPAHALTASHFADRAAFDRELMQEIDAYAPDLVVLAGYMRILSPAFVTHYSGRLINIHPSLLPKYPGLHTHRQVLENGDEEHGTSVHFVTDELDGGPVILQAKVPVFEGDDEDVITARVQHQEHAIYPLVVSWFMEGRLEMRGNVVWLDGQPLPPEGHAAEE; this is encoded by the coding sequence ATGAAAAACATAGTGGTGCTGATTTCCGGCAACGGAAGCAATCTTCAGGCGATTATAGACGCCTGCAAACAAAAAAAGATTCGCGGCACCCTTGCGGCGGTGTTCAGCAACAAGGCCGATGCTTACGGTCTTGAACGCGCAGGCGAAGCCGGGATCCCGGCCCACGCCCTCACCGCCAGCCACTTTGCTGACCGCGCGGCGTTCGATCGTGAATTAATGCAGGAGATCGACGCCTACGCCCCGGATCTGGTGGTGCTCGCAGGTTATATGCGCATCCTCAGCCCGGCGTTCGTGACCCACTACAGCGGCCGCTTGATCAATATTCACCCTTCCCTGCTGCCGAAATACCCAGGCCTGCACACCCACCGTCAGGTGCTGGAAAACGGCGACGAAGAGCACGGCACTTCGGTTCACTTTGTGACCGACGAGCTCGATGGCGGCCCGGTCATTCTGCAGGCCAAAGTTCCCGTCTTTGAAGGGGATGACGAAGACGTAATCACCGCCCGCGTGCAGCATCAGGAACACGCCATCTACCCGCTGGTCGTCAGCTGGTTTATGGAAGGACGCCTGGAGATGCGCGGCAACGTTGTCTGGCTCGACGGGCAGCCGCTCCCCCCAGAAGGGCATGCGGCGGAAGAGTAA
- the bepA gene encoding beta-barrel assembly-enhancing protease — protein sequence MLKQLKKTLVATLMTTLLAGATVPASADVADQLPDMGTSAGSTLSIGQEMQMGDFYVRQLRGSAPLINDPLLVQYINSLGMRLVSHANSVKTPFHFFLINNDEINAFAFFGGNVVLHSALFRYADDESQLASVMAHEISHVTQRHLARAMEDQKKNAPLTWVGALGSILLAMASPQAGMAALTGTLAGTQQGMISFTQQNEQEADRIGIQVLQRSGFNPQAMPTFLEKLLDQARYSTRPPEILLTHPLPESRLADARNRANQMRPVVVQSSEDFYMAKVRTLGMYNSGRNQLTTDMLDAWSKGNVREQRAASYGRALLAMEANNWAEARKQLQPLLAAEPANPWFLDLSTDIDLGQHKTADAINRLKSAPGLNLNPVLQLNLANAYVQAGQNAQAATILNRYTFAHPDDVNGWDLLAQAEAAVGNRDQELAARAEVMALGGRLDQAITLLSSASSQAKLGSLQQARYDARIDQFRELQKRFQQYQKM from the coding sequence ATGCTCAAGCAGTTGAAAAAAACGCTCGTTGCAACCCTGATGACAACATTACTCGCCGGAGCCACCGTTCCGGCCTCCGCGGATGTGGCCGATCAACTGCCTGACATGGGGACATCAGCAGGAAGCACGCTGTCTATCGGCCAGGAAATGCAGATGGGTGACTTCTACGTCCGCCAGCTGCGCGGAAGCGCCCCATTGATCAACGACCCATTACTGGTGCAGTACATCAATAGCCTCGGTATGCGGCTGGTCAGCCATGCTAACTCGGTCAAGACACCTTTCCATTTCTTCCTCATCAATAACGACGAAATCAACGCCTTTGCCTTCTTCGGCGGCAACGTGGTGCTGCACTCCGCGCTGTTCCGCTATGCGGATGATGAAAGCCAGCTGGCGTCTGTTATGGCGCACGAAATCTCTCACGTGACCCAGCGTCACCTCGCACGCGCGATGGAAGATCAGAAGAAAAATGCCCCGCTCACCTGGGTTGGCGCATTAGGCTCCATCCTGCTGGCCATGGCGAGCCCGCAGGCAGGGATGGCTGCGCTGACGGGTACGCTGGCAGGGACGCAGCAGGGTATGATTAGCTTTACGCAGCAGAACGAGCAGGAAGCCGATCGTATCGGCATTCAGGTTTTGCAGCGCTCCGGCTTCAACCCGCAGGCTATGCCTACATTCCTTGAGAAGCTGCTCGATCAGGCGCGTTACTCCACCCGCCCACCAGAAATTTTGCTGACTCACCCGTTACCGGAAAGCCGCCTGGCGGATGCCCGTAACCGTGCCAACCAGATGCGTCCGGTGGTCGTACAGTCGTCTGAAGATTTCTACATGGCGAAAGTGCGAACGCTTGGCATGTATAACTCAGGCCGCAACCAGCTGACCACGGATATGCTGGACGCCTGGTCAAAAGGCAACGTTCGCGAGCAGCGTGCGGCATCCTATGGTCGCGCCCTGCTGGCGATGGAAGCAAATAACTGGGCGGAAGCCCGTAAGCAGCTCCAGCCGCTGCTGGCCGCCGAGCCTGCTAATCCCTGGTTCCTCGATTTGTCTACGGATATCGACCTGGGACAGCATAAAACCGCAGATGCCATTAACCGTCTCAAAAGCGCACCGGGCCTCAACCTCAATCCTGTATTGCAGCTGAACCTGGCCAACGCTTATGTTCAGGCCGGGCAGAACGCGCAGGCGGCAACAATCCTTAATCGCTACACCTTTGCACACCCCGATGACGTCAACGGCTGGGATCTGCTAGCGCAGGCCGAAGCGGCAGTAGGCAATCGAGATCAGGAACTGGCTGCACGGGCGGAGGTGATGGCCCTGGGCGGGCGTCTGGATCAGGCGATTACCCTGCTCAGCAGCGCCAGCTCCCAGGCGAAGCTCGGCAGCCTGCAGCAGGCCCGCTACGACGCGCGTATCGACCAGTTCCGCGAGCTGCAAAAGCGTTTCCAACAATACCAGAAGATGTAA
- a CDS encoding glycine cleavage system transcriptional repressor, whose product MTPSPHHYLVITALGADRPGIVNTITRHVSSCGCNIEDSRLAMLGEEFTFIMLLSGSWNAITLIESTLPLKGAELDLLIVMKRTAAQDRPAMPATVWVQVEVTDSPHLIERFTDLFDTHHMNIAELVSRTQPAQENTPPQLYIQITAHSPASEDAAIIEQAFKALCTELKAQGTISVVNPQQDE is encoded by the coding sequence TTGACACCTTCACCTCACCATTATTTGGTTATCACGGCTCTGGGTGCTGACCGCCCTGGTATTGTCAATACCATCACCCGCCATGTGAGCAGCTGTGGCTGTAATATCGAAGACAGCCGCCTGGCCATGCTCGGTGAAGAGTTCACGTTTATTATGCTGCTGTCCGGTAGCTGGAACGCGATAACCCTGATTGAATCGACGCTGCCACTCAAGGGCGCAGAGCTGGATCTGTTGATTGTGATGAAGCGCACCGCGGCCCAGGACAGACCAGCCATGCCTGCCACGGTTTGGGTACAGGTTGAGGTAACGGATTCACCGCATTTGATCGAACGCTTTACAGATTTATTCGACACGCACCACATGAACATCGCCGAGCTGGTTTCCCGCACGCAACCCGCGCAGGAAAATACGCCGCCGCAGCTCTACATTCAAATCACTGCCCATAGTCCTGCGTCAGAAGATGCCGCAATTATTGAACAGGCCTTCAAAGCCCTATGTACAGAGCTTAAAGCACAAGGCACTATTAGCGTGGTGAACCCACAGCAAGATGAATAA
- the arsC gene encoding arsenate reductase (glutaredoxin) (This arsenate reductase requires both glutathione and glutaredoxin to convert arsenate to arsenite, after which the efflux transporter formed by ArsA and ArsB can extrude the arsenite from the cell, providing resistance.), whose protein sequence is MSAGVTIYHNPRCSKSRETLSLLKVNGVEPDVVLYLETPPDAQTLKSLLSKLGFASARDLMRQKEDLYKELNLKDESLSEEQLIQVMIDNPKLIERPIVLANGQARIGRPPESALEIL, encoded by the coding sequence ATGTCCGCAGGAGTAACAATTTACCACAATCCGCGCTGTTCTAAGAGCCGTGAAACCCTAAGCCTGCTGAAGGTAAATGGCGTGGAGCCAGACGTTGTGCTGTATCTGGAAACCCCACCGGATGCGCAAACCTTAAAGTCTCTGCTGAGCAAGCTGGGCTTTGCCAGCGCCCGCGACCTGATGCGCCAGAAAGAGGATCTTTATAAGGAGCTGAACCTGAAAGACGAAAGCTTATCGGAAGAGCAGCTAATTCAGGTGATGATCGACAATCCAAAACTGATCGAACGCCCAATCGTGCTGGCGAATGGCCAGGCAAGAATTGGCCGCCCGCCGGAGTCGGCGCTGGAGATTCTATAG
- the dapA gene encoding 4-hydroxy-tetrahydrodipicolinate synthase: MFTGSIVALVTPMDEKGNICRSSLKKLIDYHVASGTSAIVSVGTTGESATLSHDEHGDVVMLTLELADGRIPVIAGTGANATSEAISLTKRFDNSGIVGCLTVTPYYNRPTQEGLYQHFKAIAQSTDLPQMLYNVPSRTGCDMLPETVARLSEVKNIIGIKEATGNLTRVNQIKELVEDDFILVSGDDASALDFMQLGGHGVISVTANVAAREMAEMCKLAANGQFAQAREINQRLMPLHNKLFVEPNPIPVKWACRELGLVATDTLRLPMTPLTDASRPVIISALKHAGLL, from the coding sequence ATGTTCACGGGAAGTATTGTCGCGCTTGTAACACCGATGGATGAGAAAGGTAATATCTGTCGGTCAAGCCTGAAAAAACTGATTGATTACCATGTTGCCAGCGGGACGTCGGCGATTGTTTCGGTAGGGACGACCGGAGAGTCAGCGACCCTGAGTCACGACGAGCACGGCGATGTGGTGATGTTAACGCTGGAGCTGGCGGACGGGCGTATTCCGGTTATTGCCGGTACGGGCGCCAATGCCACTTCCGAAGCTATCTCCTTAACCAAACGCTTTGATAATAGCGGTATCGTTGGTTGTCTGACGGTCACGCCTTATTACAACCGCCCAACGCAGGAAGGGTTGTACCAGCACTTCAAAGCCATCGCGCAAAGCACCGACCTGCCGCAAATGCTGTACAATGTGCCGTCCCGTACCGGGTGCGACATGCTGCCAGAAACCGTTGCTCGCCTGTCGGAAGTTAAAAATATTATCGGTATCAAAGAAGCCACCGGGAACTTAACGCGAGTAAACCAGATCAAAGAGCTGGTTGAAGATGACTTCATCCTGGTCAGCGGTGATGATGCCAGCGCGCTGGACTTCATGCAGCTCGGCGGCCACGGCGTTATTTCCGTTACGGCAAACGTAGCCGCGCGTGAAATGGCGGAAATGTGTAAACTGGCGGCCAATGGGCAATTTGCACAAGCGCGTGAAATCAATCAGCGTCTGATGCCGTTGCATAACAAACTATTTGTAGAACCCAATCCTATCCCGGTGAAATGGGCCTGTAGAGAATTGGGACTTGTGGCGACCGATACCTTACGCCTGCCAATGACGCCGCTGACTGATGCCAGTCGTCCGGTGATTATCAGCGCGCTTAAGCATGCGGGTTTGCTGTAA
- the uraA gene encoding uracil permease, whose translation MTRRAIGVSERPPLLQTIPLSLQHLFAMFGATVLVPILFHINPATVLLFNGIGTLLYLFICKGKIPAYLGSSFAFISPVLLLLPLGYEVALGGFIMCGVLFCIVALIVKKAGTGWLDVMFPPAAMGAIVAVIGLELAGVAANMAGLLPADGTSPDSTTIIISLVTLAVTIFGSVLFRGFLAIIPILIGVLAGYALSFAMGAVDVTPIVEAHWFALPTFYTPRFEWFAIFTILPAALVVIAEHVGHLVVTANIVKKDLIRDPGLHRSMFANGISTIFSGFFGSTPNTTYGENIGVMAITRVYSTWVIGGAAILAILLSCVGKLAAAIQIIPVPVMGGVSLLLYGVIGASGIRVLIESKVDYSKAQNLILTSVILIIGVSGAKVHIGAAELKGMALATIVGVGLSLIFKLIGIIRPEEVVLDAKETDVIP comes from the coding sequence ATGACCCGCCGTGCGATTGGGGTAAGTGAAAGACCACCTTTGCTGCAAACGATTCCGCTCAGCCTGCAGCATCTGTTCGCTATGTTTGGTGCCACCGTGCTGGTACCTATCTTATTCCATATTAACCCGGCTACGGTGCTGCTGTTTAACGGTATAGGCACGCTGCTGTACCTCTTTATCTGTAAAGGCAAAATCCCGGCTTATCTGGGGTCCAGCTTCGCGTTTATCTCCCCGGTGTTGTTGCTTTTACCCCTGGGTTACGAAGTCGCTCTCGGCGGTTTTATCATGTGCGGCGTGCTGTTCTGCATCGTGGCGCTGATTGTGAAAAAGGCGGGAACCGGCTGGCTGGACGTGATGTTTCCCCCGGCGGCGATGGGGGCGATTGTTGCGGTCATCGGCCTTGAGCTGGCGGGCGTTGCGGCGAATATGGCCGGGCTGCTCCCTGCGGACGGCACCTCTCCAGACTCCACGACCATCATTATTTCTCTGGTAACGCTGGCGGTCACGATTTTCGGTTCCGTTCTGTTCCGGGGTTTCCTGGCGATTATCCCGATTCTGATTGGCGTGTTGGCGGGTTACGCGCTCTCCTTCGCGATGGGCGCTGTGGACGTCACGCCTATCGTGGAAGCCCACTGGTTTGCGCTGCCAACTTTCTACACGCCGCGCTTTGAGTGGTTCGCTATCTTCACCATTCTGCCTGCCGCGCTGGTCGTCATTGCGGAGCACGTAGGCCACCTTGTGGTTACCGCGAACATCGTGAAAAAGGATCTGATTCGCGACCCGGGCCTGCACCGTTCGATGTTCGCCAACGGCATCTCGACTATTTTCTCCGGCTTCTTCGGCTCGACGCCTAATACCACCTACGGTGAGAACATCGGCGTAATGGCAATTACCCGCGTGTACTCGACATGGGTCATCGGCGGCGCGGCGATTCTGGCGATTCTGCTGTCCTGCGTTGGCAAACTGGCGGCGGCAATTCAAATTATCCCGGTTCCGGTCATGGGCGGCGTTTCCCTGCTGCTCTACGGTGTAATTGGCGCGTCCGGTATCCGCGTGCTGATCGAATCGAAAGTGGATTACAGCAAGGCGCAGAACCTGATCCTGACCTCCGTTATCCTGATTATCGGCGTCAGCGGTGCAAAAGTGCACATCGGCGCGGCTGAACTGAAAGGCATGGCGCTGGCGACGATCGTGGGCGTAGGGCTGAGCTTAATCTTTAAGCTGATCGGTATTATTCGTCCGGAAGAAGTGGTGCTGGACGCGAAAGAAACCGACGTTATTCCTTAA
- a CDS encoding AI-2E family transporter, whose translation MLELLMQWYRRRFSDPEAIALLVILVAGFVILFFFHGLLAPLLVAIVLAYLLEWPTVRLQRLGCSRSWATSIVLILFVGILMILMLVIAPIAWQQGIYLIRDMPGMLNKLSDFAAALPKRYPALVDAGILDAMAENARTRMSGMGDQVVKYSLASLVGLLTLAIYLVLVPLMVFFLVKDKEQMLNAVRRVLPRNRGLAGQVWLEMNQQITNYIRGKVLEMIVVGIATYIGFIIFGLNYSLLLAVLVGFSVLIPYIGAFVVTIPVVCVALFQFGMGPEFWTLFAVYLIIQALDGNLLVPVLFSEAVNLHPLVIILSVVIFGGLWGFWGVFFAIPLATLIKAVVHAWPDGLVMDDEHP comes from the coding sequence ATGCTCGAGTTGTTAATGCAGTGGTATCGTCGGCGGTTCAGCGATCCGGAGGCCATCGCACTGCTGGTCATTCTGGTCGCCGGGTTTGTTATTCTCTTTTTCTTCCATGGTCTTCTGGCCCCGCTGCTGGTGGCTATCGTGCTGGCCTATCTGCTGGAGTGGCCTACGGTACGTCTACAGCGCCTGGGCTGTTCGCGAAGCTGGGCAACAAGCATTGTGCTTATTCTGTTCGTCGGCATTTTAATGATACTGATGTTGGTGATTGCGCCGATAGCCTGGCAGCAGGGTATTTATCTGATCCGAGATATGCCCGGCATGCTGAACAAACTTTCTGACTTTGCCGCCGCCTTACCCAAGCGTTATCCGGCGCTGGTGGATGCGGGCATTCTTGATGCAATGGCCGAGAACGCGCGTACGCGTATGTCCGGCATGGGCGATCAGGTGGTTAAATACTCCCTGGCGTCGCTGGTTGGCCTGTTAACCCTGGCTATCTATCTGGTGTTGGTACCACTGATGGTCTTTTTCCTCGTCAAGGATAAAGAGCAGATGCTCAATGCCGTCAGACGCGTCCTGCCCCGCAACCGGGGTCTGGCAGGGCAGGTATGGCTGGAGATGAATCAGCAAATCACCAACTACATTCGTGGCAAAGTACTGGAAATGATTGTGGTAGGCATCGCAACCTATATCGGCTTCATTATCTTTGGGCTGAATTATTCGTTGCTGCTGGCGGTGCTGGTGGGCTTCTCGGTGCTGATTCCGTATATCGGTGCGTTTGTGGTGACCATTCCGGTTGTGTGCGTCGCGCTGTTTCAGTTTGGCATGGGGCCGGAGTTCTGGACGCTGTTTGCGGTCTATCTCATCATTCAGGCGCTGGACGGCAACCTGCTGGTGCCGGTGCTGTTCTCTGAGGCCGTTAACCTGCATCCGCTGGTCATCATTCTTTCGGTGGTGATCTTCGGTGGGCTATGGGGATTCTGGGGCGTATTTTTCGCCATTCCGCTTGCCACGCTGATTAAAGCGGTGGTACATGCCTGGCCGGACGGGCTGGTCATGGACGACGAGCATCCTTAA
- the purM gene encoding phosphoribosylformylglycinamidine cyclo-ligase: MTDKTSLSYKDAGVDIDAGNALVDKIKGVVKKTRRPEVMGGLGGFGALCALPQKYREPVLVSGTDGVGTKLRLAMDLKRHDTIGIDLVAMCVNDLVVQGAEPLFFLDYYATGKLDVETASSVITGIAEGCLQSGCALVGGETAEMPGMYHGEDYDVAGFCVGVVEKSEIIDGSKVADGDVLIALASSGPHSNGYSLVRKVLEVSGTDPLTTELEGKPLADHLLEPTRIYVKNLLELIGEVDVHAIAHLTGGGFWENIPRVLPDNTQAVISEASWQWPAVFSWLQKAGNISSHEMYRTFNCGVGMLIVLPAQEADKAVELLKAKGENAWKIGIIKASDSEERVVIE, translated from the coding sequence ATGACCGACAAAACCTCCCTTAGCTACAAAGATGCCGGTGTTGATATTGATGCTGGTAACGCTCTGGTCGACAAAATTAAAGGCGTAGTGAAAAAAACCCGCCGCCCGGAAGTGATGGGTGGACTGGGCGGTTTCGGTGCGCTCTGCGCGTTGCCTCAGAAATATCGTGAACCCGTGCTGGTTTCCGGCACCGACGGCGTGGGCACTAAACTGCGTCTGGCTATGGATTTAAAACGTCACGACACCATCGGTATCGATTTGGTCGCCATGTGCGTGAACGACCTGGTCGTACAGGGTGCAGAACCCCTCTTCTTCCTGGACTACTACGCCACCGGCAAACTGGATGTGGAAACGGCGTCAAGCGTGATTACCGGCATTGCCGAAGGGTGTCTCCAGTCCGGCTGTGCGCTGGTCGGCGGCGAAACGGCTGAAATGCCCGGCATGTATCACGGCGAAGATTATGACGTGGCTGGCTTCTGCGTTGGCGTGGTCGAAAAGTCAGAAATCATCGATGGTTCGAAAGTCGCCGACGGCGACGTGCTGATTGCGCTGGCCTCAAGTGGCCCGCACTCCAATGGTTACTCCCTGGTGCGTAAAGTGCTGGAAGTGAGCGGCACAGACCCGCTAACCACCGAACTGGAAGGCAAACCGCTCGCGGATCACCTGCTGGAACCCACCCGTATTTACGTCAAAAACCTGCTTGAGCTAATTGGCGAAGTGGACGTGCACGCCATTGCCCACCTCACCGGTGGCGGCTTCTGGGAAAATATCCCGCGCGTTCTGCCAGACAATACTCAAGCGGTGATTAGCGAAGCCTCATGGCAGTGGCCAGCCGTGTTCAGCTGGCTGCAAAAAGCAGGCAATATCAGCAGCCACGAAATGTATCGCACCTTTAACTGCGGCGTGGGCATGCTCATCGTCCTGCCCGCGCAGGAAGCCGATAAAGCCGTTGAGCTGCTGAAGGCGAAAGGTGAAAACGCATGGAAAATCGGTATTATCAAAGCATCCGATAGCGAAGAGCGCGTGGTTATTGAGTAA
- the upp gene encoding uracil phosphoribosyltransferase, which yields MKIVEVKHPLVKHKLGLMREQDISTKRFRELASEVGSLLTYEATADLETELVTIEGWNGPVEIDQIKGKKITVVPILRAGLGMMEGVLENVPSARISVVGVYRNEETLEPVPYFQKLVSNIEERMALVVDPMLATGGSMIATIDLLKNAGCTSIKVLVLVAAPEGIAALEKAHPDVELYTASIDQGLNEHGYIIPGLGDAGDKIFGTK from the coding sequence ATGAAGATCGTGGAAGTGAAACACCCACTCGTCAAACACAAGCTGGGGCTGATGCGTGAGCAGGACATCAGTACCAAGCGCTTTCGTGAACTCGCCTCAGAAGTTGGCAGCCTGCTGACTTACGAAGCCACTGCGGACCTGGAAACCGAACTCGTCACTATCGAAGGCTGGAACGGCCCGGTAGAAATCGACCAGATCAAAGGGAAGAAAATTACCGTTGTGCCAATTCTGCGTGCCGGTCTGGGCATGATGGAAGGCGTACTGGAAAACGTGCCAAGCGCGCGTATCAGCGTAGTTGGCGTTTACCGTAACGAAGAAACCCTTGAGCCGGTGCCTTACTTCCAGAAGCTGGTTTCTAATATTGAAGAGCGCATGGCGTTGGTGGTTGATCCAATGCTGGCAACCGGCGGCTCTATGATCGCCACCATCGACCTGTTGAAGAACGCCGGCTGTACGAGCATTAAAGTTCTGGTGCTGGTGGCCGCGCCTGAAGGTATTGCCGCGCTGGAAAAAGCGCACCCGGACGTGGAACTGTACACGGCTTCCATCGATCAGGGACTCAATGAGCACGGATACATTATTCCGGGGCTCGGCGATGCCGGCGACAAGATATTTGGTACAAAATAA